In Triticum dicoccoides isolate Atlit2015 ecotype Zavitan unplaced genomic scaffold, WEW_v2.0 scaffold84086, whole genome shotgun sequence, the DNA window GTTGGTCCCAGATACAACATGGTTGCTACCAGTCAGGACATTTTTGTTACCAGATCTGACAGTGTTGTCGCTCCCAGATACAGTGTTGTCATTCCCAGATATGACAGTGTTGTCATTCCCAGATACAGTGTTGCCATCCCCAGATCTGACATAGTTGTTGGTTCCAGTTATGACATTTGGTTGTTGTTGGAGTGTTCTCCTATTACGCTTCACATACAATGGCATGTTAATGAAAGCCATACGCTGTGAACGATCAGCGGTGGTGAGGCCCTTAAGCAGTTTCAAACCCTTGGGTACGTCGCCAATCAATGAATTATTTGAGAGATCCAAGTAGCGAAGGTGGACGAGCTCACGAATCCACAATGGGATGGTGCCAACTAACTGGTTGTTGGCAAGGCTGAGCGACTTGAGTTCGGTACAATCCGCGATGCTAATCGGGAGAGACCCACTCAAGTAGTTGGCCGCAAAGTCAATTGAAGCAAGAAGTAGCATGCCGGAGAAGTTGACACGAGCAATCGGACCAGACAAGGAGTTGTTCCGGAGGTTGAGCTCACGGAGAGATAATAATGATGACAGAGACGGCGGCAACGATCCAGAGAATCCATTGGAGTGCATGGACAAATGGATCAGCGACGTGAGGTCGTCAAACACGTCAGGGAGGCGGCCGGAGAAGCGGTTGACGGACAAGTCCAGCAAGGTGAGGTTCTTGAGCTCTTGGAGGTGCGTGCTCAACTGTCCAGTGAGCTGATTGGATCCGAAGGAGAGCTTCTGCAGCCCAACAAGGCTGAAGAGGGAGGTAGGGAGGGAGCCCGTGAAAGAGTTGGAGCCGAGGAAGAGCTCCTCCAGCTGCGCAAGGCCCACCAGGAAGGCTCCTGGGACTGGCCCCGCGAGGCCATACCCTGGAAGCCGTAGCACCGTGACACGGCCTCTGCCGCCGTCACAGCCTACACCTTCCCAGCCACAGCACGAGGCACCAGACCACGCGGCACGGAGAAGGGCGCCCCCGCCGCCGAGGTTCCAGGCAAAGCCCTGCAACGCACGGAGGTCGTCAGGGTGGCATGACTTAGCGTGCGCCGCCAGCAAGAGAAACACCAAGAAGAGGAGCAGCAGCCGGCATTTAGCCATGGTGGTATGTAAATATGTGTGCACAAACGCATGCACGCAGCAAGTGCTCTTGTCTCGGCACAAACTGCTTGGGTGGTGCATCTTATAGACTTGTTAATCATGCGCTGCAATTGTCGGTGGCCACAAGCCCACAATTGTTTTTTTTTATGAAATACAAAATTGATAGAAACTTGATTTTCATGCAGGGTGCTGTCCGTCGACTGAATTGGTGGGGGGCCATGCGTTGCAAGTACTAGTCCGTGCCCACAACTGCCATCTGCCAAACTTGATTTTCAGGTATGTCGACTGAAATTCGTGGGTGACTCAAGCTGGGAACTCCTGCTCCTCAGCTCTACTGGTCCCATCCTAATGTCGTGGACAGCCGCCCAAGCTAGTCCAGTGGGGTTTCTCGAATTTTTATAAGCCGATTTATCGACGTTTATACGAAATAGAAGAATACCCAGGCATTGCTACGGCCATAGAAAAATAATGCGTCTGCCAATACAGTGATGTATTTCTTTTCATCCTCACTGGACGCCATTAAAAATTAAGGAAATTACAAAGGCAAAAAAATTAAAGAAATTGGCACAAAGCACACACTTGATGCACCATGCAGCCATATAGCGTCCTGGCTAAGACCATCAACAAATATAGAACCAAGATGATAAGAAACTGGAGTAATGGTTACTCGTTGCACAATAGTAATTGGTTGATTTCCAGAACTTGATGATGACTAAGCACCACAGGATAACCATGTGTCCTGAAATAAGCGAAGCGTTGCCGAATCAAATTACCTTAGGGGAAGAAAGGCGGCACCATGTACATGCTCCAAGATACTGGTTCCGCACCATCTTCTCATTCATCGCCTCGACAAATATCAAGAGGAACCTATCCACCTCGTTCACATGAACGACCCAGCTGTGCTCAGTTTAGTGATTTTGCCATGTATAATTATAAAATTGTAAAGAAACAAGGAAATCCTAGATATGAGAAAATAAAGGACCACACAAAATATGTAAATTgtctttttttttgaggaaaaaatcTGTAAATTGTCTTTAACAAGGAGCTAACCTATCCTTAAGGCTTCTGCTCCAGTTGTGGAGACGTGGCAGATGGCGAGGCGACCAAAATGAACAACCagaggcggcagcagcagcagggatACCCGCGGGTTCCTCACTCCACAAACTCACGTCCTGGGCAGAATTCAGACATCCCGGTCCCTATGTAAACTTCTGTTTTTTAGTTTGATTTGTCACCAGATCTGTCTATTGTTCATGGAATTATCTCCCAGTATTCTGGTGTTGTAAAGTCGAATAAGCACCCCACTGATCCTATCCGATTTGTCTACACATCTGTCTATCGCTCATGAAATTATCTCCCAGATATTTTGCTGCTGTAAAGAAGGCCTTTGATTTCAGAAAGAAGACAGCGCGACTCAAAAAGATGATGACTTGAGTCAGAAAGAAGACAAGTTTGCTGGGTATAGAGACAGCAGGCCCGAGAATTACGAATACACACTCTCTGAATGCATGGTCAGGATGAAATCCATGGATGAGCTGCATAAAGTAATCACTTCACCGCGGGTAACCAAAAGATATCATCTTCTTGCTTCGTTAGTTATTTCCAGTGAAGAGTGTGTTACTTGCAGATTGTTCATAGTGCTGGTTGTAAGACAGGTCATGTGCCTAGATCCCTGTTAACTATAAGTATAAAAAATTATTTGGACTGAGATATGTCAGCTCTCTTCGTACTCATAAAAAAGTATCTCTGGCGAGAACATTTCATCTCTAATCCGCTTAACCACCATTTCTTGCTCATCTTCCTTCCTTGGAAATCTCGAAGGACGAGGTACCTTAAGGGTGTcgcagtcatcgcactgctcctcATCTCTCAGAACTATCTTCTGCAAGTTGGGACATCGTTCCAACATGGATCTTATAAATGTAaactgttgttcgattgatttaaaTCCAGCAAATTCTAGCTCTTTTAGAAGCCTGTTCTCGGAGCTGCTGTCCAAGTACATTTCCCACCGAGGACTCTTTCTGTCATGGTAGGAAGCAGGTCTGGCCTCGCCCACACCGCATGTATGTTCCCATACCTGCATGTGTGTTACCGATTCATTAGATATGTCAACTGAACCAAGTTTTAATCAACCTTCCACCAAAATTTGTGAAAAAATAAAGCTCCAAATGTGGACAAGAAAATAAATACAGACAAAGACATCACCTCAATATGCAACATTTCGATAGATGGTGCTGCTGCAAGAAAGCTGTCATCCATGAAATGTCAAATTCAACAAATATACCACATACGAACAGCTTCCTTAGTTTGCTGAATGCGGTGCGAAGTTCCTCCATTTCAGGTTGCACCCAAAGCTGATCACAACATTAAATAAACAAACAAAATAAGAATTGATAGTTTGCAAGCACATAAGTGAGATTATCAAAGAATTTACAGCTACGTTTGTTCTCTATCATACATAAACACATCCATGATGTAACTTCTATATCTGCAACGACATGACAAATACCAAATAAAGTACCATTTAGCGAAAATAAAGAAGTACTTACGGTTTCTCCTTGGAAATCCAATGTGAGAGTATGTATGCTTGTTACTCCATGTAGAAGTTCACTTAATCTAAATAAGCGTTGATCACAATTTGAACCACTTGAGAGTTCTAATTCCCCAAGAGATGGGACAAAACCAAAGGTCAATGGGGCAACCTGAGATACCCAGGTCTCCCATAAGAACTTCTCTAATTTCGGGAGGCACACCAGGTCGATTCTCAGAAAGCGACACTTCTCGATTTCTAGAACACGGAGTTTTGAGCCTGGTGCATCAATCTTAAAGAGAGAGAAGGAACCAGTATCACAATGATGAAGTTTTAGATGCTTCAGTTGCTTGCAGCAGTCAAACAGGACATGGTGCATGTCCAATTTGTCAAAGCCTATATTTTTTAGAGACAGCTTTGTGAGGCAGAGGAGCACACTAGGGTAGGCAGTGAAAAAGGCATCTATGTCTTGAGCTGGCTGTTGAAGCTCTTCCTCAGTACAGTCGAGAGGCTCCATCTCATCAAGAATGGTGAGATCCAAATCTTTCAACAAACCACTGTCGATTGCATCACCTATGAGTTGGCCAACTTCGCAAAGGAAATTGCCGATCAAATAGAGG includes these proteins:
- the LOC119348075 gene encoding phytosulfokine receptor 2-like, whose product is MAKCRLLLLFLVFLLLAAHAKSCHPDDLRALQGFAWNLGGGGALLRAAWSGASCCGWEGVGCDGGRGRVTVLRLPGYGLAGPVPGAFLVGLAQLEELFLGSNSFTGSLPTSLFSLVGLQKLSFGSNQLTGQLSTHLQELKNLTLLDLSVNRFSGRLPDVFDDLTSLIHLSMHSNGFSGSLPPSLSSLLSLRELNLRNNSLSGPIARVNFSGMLLLASIDFAANYLSGSLPISIADCTELKSLSLANNQLVGTIPLWIRELVHLRYLDLSNNSLIGDVPKGLKLLKGLTTADRSQRMAFINMPLYVKRNRRTLQQQPNVITGTNNYVRSGDGNTVSGNDNTVISGNDNTVSGSDNTVRSGNKNVLTGSNHVVSG
- the LOC119348076 gene encoding uncharacterized protein LOC119348076 — its product is MVAAQEPRKECPPDLRSGLFSADDFRTYSRKLWVQPEMEELRTAFSKLRKLFVCGIFVEFDISWMTAFLQQHHLSKCCILRYGNIHAVWARPDLLPTMTERVLGGKCTWTAAPRTGF